The Mycolicibacterium lutetiense genome window below encodes:
- the istA gene encoding IS21 family transposase, whose amino-acid sequence MAFREVSVNEIREVLRVWLGVAGLPAPGYRTIAAHCGVDRKTVRRYVEAAQAAGLHRSDGVEAVDDGLIGVVADAVRPVRPDGHGAAWEQLLGFEDQITAWVAGDGEQRPLTITKIETLLARQGCVVPYRTLNRFAGERCGFGRKDTTVRVADGDPGVECQIDFGYLGMLTDADDGRRRKVHALIFTAVYSRHMFVWLTYSQTLVAVVAGCQAAWEFFGGVFAVLIPDNLKPVIAAADAVNPRFTQGWLDYAGHVGFLTDPARVRSPKDKPRVERAVQYVRRNFWDGETFISIEQAQQAVTVWCLRTAGTRIHGSTCARPVEVFTTEEQPLLLAVPGAYDVPVFKAVKVHRDFHAEVAKALYSLPEQWIGTTVDVRADGELVKFYHRGVLVKVHPRQPPGGRSTDRADLPEHKAVYALRDLTTLIATCAAHGPNIGIYAERILDDPLPWTRMRTVYRLQGLVRRYGAQRVEQACSVALDLDVVSVNKIASMLERATENTIPVLPLAVGHTATRFSRDPSEFSTTSTSLTVIANADSEGIC is encoded by the coding sequence ATGGCTTTTCGGGAGGTCAGTGTGAACGAGATCAGGGAAGTGCTGCGGGTGTGGCTGGGGGTCGCCGGGCTACCGGCACCGGGCTACCGCACGATCGCCGCGCATTGCGGCGTGGACCGCAAAACGGTGCGCCGCTACGTCGAGGCCGCGCAAGCGGCTGGTCTGCACCGCAGCGACGGCGTTGAGGCCGTCGATGACGGGTTGATCGGGGTTGTCGCCGACGCGGTGCGCCCGGTACGCCCGGATGGCCACGGCGCAGCGTGGGAACAGCTGCTGGGGTTCGAGGACCAGATCACCGCGTGGGTGGCCGGCGATGGTGAGCAGCGTCCGTTGACGATCACCAAGATCGAGACCCTGCTGGCCCGTCAGGGGTGCGTGGTGCCGTATCGGACGTTGAACCGATTCGCTGGTGAGCGTTGCGGTTTCGGCCGCAAGGACACCACGGTGCGGGTCGCCGACGGGGATCCCGGGGTGGAATGCCAGATCGATTTCGGCTACCTCGGGATGCTCACCGACGCCGATGATGGGCGGCGCCGCAAGGTGCACGCGCTGATCTTCACCGCCGTCTACTCCCGGCACATGTTCGTGTGGCTGACCTACTCGCAGACCCTGGTGGCGGTGGTCGCTGGCTGCCAGGCGGCGTGGGAGTTTTTCGGCGGCGTGTTCGCGGTGCTGATCCCGGACAACCTCAAGCCGGTGATCGCTGCCGCTGATGCGGTCAATCCCCGGTTCACCCAGGGGTGGCTCGACTACGCGGGCCATGTCGGATTCCTCACCGATCCGGCTCGGGTGCGCTCCCCCAAGGACAAGCCGCGAGTGGAACGCGCAGTGCAGTACGTCCGCCGAAACTTTTGGGACGGTGAAACATTCATCAGTATTGAGCAGGCGCAGCAGGCTGTCACCGTGTGGTGTCTGCGTACTGCCGGGACCCGTATCCACGGCAGCACCTGTGCACGGCCGGTGGAGGTGTTCACCACCGAGGAGCAACCGCTGCTGCTGGCGGTGCCGGGCGCCTACGACGTGCCGGTGTTCAAAGCGGTCAAGGTGCACCGCGACTTCCACGCCGAAGTCGCCAAAGCCCTCTACTCGCTTCCCGAGCAGTGGATCGGCACCACCGTCGACGTGCGTGCTGACGGTGAGCTGGTGAAGTTCTATCACCGCGGTGTGCTGGTCAAAGTCCACCCCCGTCAGCCTCCGGGTGGCCGCAGTACCGACCGTGCCGATTTACCCGAGCACAAAGCCGTTTACGCGCTGCGGGACTTGACGACGCTGATCGCCACCTGCGCCGCGCACGGCCCCAATATCGGGATCTACGCCGAACGCATCCTCGACGATCCGCTGCCGTGGACGCGGATGCGCACCGTCTACCGACTCCAGGGTCTGGTGCGTCGTTACGGCGCGCAACGCGTCGAGCAGGCCTGTTCGGTGGCACTGGATCTCGATGTCGTCTCGGTCAACAAGATCGCCTCGATGCTCGAGCGTGCCACGGAGAACACGATCCCGGTACTGCCGCTGGCCGTCGGCCACACCGCTACCCGGTTCTCGCGTGATCCCTCTGAATTCAGCACCACCTCAACATCATTGACCGTGATCGCCAATGCCGACTCCGAGGGGATCTGCTGA
- a CDS encoding NAD(P)/FAD-dependent oxidoreductase, with protein sequence MEDDVVVIGGGAAGLSAATVLARARRRVTVVDAGEPRNAPAQHVHGFLSRDGIAPAQMLSIGRDELLGYGGQVVQARATGIEQLGDRGFVVRCDGAGDLTARGVVVATGLRDELPEIPGLREQWGVDVLHCPYCHGYEVRDMPLAVLGGNNRPFTLHQASLVRQWSSDVIFFPNRIVLTVEERTRLTARGIRIVEGEVAGLVVKDYQLSGVEFVDGQIVPRSVAFVGPRFVPYDELLTCLGCEAGEGGWVSTDPTGHTSVTGVWAVGNVVDSPAQLINAAGAGTKAAIALNHFLLEQDVQQAVAATPAITGD encoded by the coding sequence GTGGAAGACGATGTCGTGGTGATCGGTGGCGGAGCGGCGGGGCTGAGTGCCGCGACGGTGCTGGCGCGTGCCCGCCGCAGGGTGACGGTGGTCGATGCCGGCGAGCCTCGGAACGCCCCGGCCCAGCACGTGCACGGTTTCTTGTCTCGTGACGGCATCGCTCCGGCGCAGATGCTTTCAATCGGCAGGGACGAGCTACTCGGGTACGGCGGGCAGGTTGTGCAGGCTCGGGCGACGGGGATCGAGCAACTCGGAGACCGAGGGTTCGTCGTGCGATGCGACGGCGCCGGCGATCTCACAGCGCGTGGCGTTGTCGTCGCGACAGGGCTGCGCGACGAGTTGCCCGAGATCCCCGGCCTGCGGGAACAATGGGGCGTCGACGTTTTGCACTGCCCGTACTGTCACGGATACGAGGTGCGGGACATGCCACTCGCGGTGCTCGGTGGCAACAACCGGCCATTCACGCTGCATCAGGCGTCGCTGGTGCGGCAGTGGTCCTCGGATGTGATCTTTTTCCCGAACCGGATAGTTCTGACCGTCGAGGAACGTACTCGGCTGACCGCCCGAGGGATCCGTATCGTCGAAGGCGAGGTTGCCGGCCTGGTGGTGAAGGATTACCAGTTGAGCGGTGTCGAGTTTGTCGACGGCCAGATTGTGCCGAGGTCGGTCGCGTTTGTCGGTCCGCGGTTCGTACCCTACGACGAGCTGCTGACCTGCTTGGGTTGTGAAGCTGGCGAGGGCGGGTGGGTGAGCACCGATCCCACGGGCCACACGAGTGTGACCGGGGTGTGGGCGGTGGGCAACGTCGTTGATTCGCCGGCTCAGTTGATCAACGCCGCAGGTGCAGGCACGAAAGCTGCGATTGCGCTCAACCACTTCCTCCTCGAGCAGGACGTTCAGCAAGCCGTCGCAGCGACTCCAGCGATCACAGGTGACTGA
- a CDS encoding DUF7457 domain-containing protein yields the protein MGSEQIVGEVTAIPATTRQEIAACRALGLGYWSQAPHPGCVWAIDDERVAHLVRVIASRNAVQAKCGRIDAPLRPRLCTHTNARITFGAALAPDPPTLFDDTGLLSA from the coding sequence ATGGGCTCCGAACAGATCGTCGGCGAGGTCACGGCAATTCCCGCCACGACGCGGCAAGAGATCGCAGCCTGCCGGGCGCTTGGGCTCGGCTACTGGTCGCAGGCGCCGCACCCCGGATGCGTCTGGGCGATTGACGATGAGCGCGTCGCGCATCTGGTACGAGTTATCGCCTCCCGCAATGCGGTACAGGCAAAGTGCGGGCGGATCGACGCGCCCCTCAGGCCGCGCCTCTGCACGCACACAAACGCGCGAATCACTTTCGGTGCGGCGCTGGCGCCCGACCCGCCGACGCTATTCGACGACACCGGTCTCCTAAGCGCCTGA
- a CDS encoding transglycosylase SLT domain-containing protein, producing MAGEISSDGAALVSGAQKADSTLPGNADRTPGAAGVHPGLTAAVDDTTKDGERARGKVKDGTKKTDKFAKGVEDLDNKGAKGVNNVGSMPTVPSSAPQQSAPTAPSPAPMPAPVAATPPAGVTSIDPQILAALIEASRAQAESDGANGIFPHSDDPFAGSSATSPQNPDPLDVSQVSLAKYPGGPLTAQETASVINQALTINGIPDDPALREQWQALYQHMSQGESGGNPNAGNGWDSNATGMIMEDGLPSNSSRGQWQCIPSTFAAYHMAGTSNSIYDPVASASASINYVMDTYKVAADGSGLGAFMSRQGVGTGGYQGY from the coding sequence ATGGCCGGTGAGATCAGCAGTGACGGAGCGGCGCTTGTTTCCGGGGCGCAGAAGGCCGACAGCACGCTTCCGGGCAATGCTGACCGCACCCCCGGGGCTGCGGGGGTGCATCCAGGGTTGACGGCAGCAGTCGATGACACCACCAAGGACGGTGAGCGAGCGCGCGGCAAGGTCAAAGACGGCACAAAGAAGACCGACAAGTTCGCCAAGGGTGTTGAGGATCTCGACAACAAGGGCGCCAAGGGCGTCAACAATGTTGGTTCGATGCCCACGGTTCCGTCATCGGCACCCCAGCAGAGCGCACCAACGGCTCCCTCGCCCGCACCAATGCCGGCCCCGGTGGCCGCAACCCCGCCAGCCGGTGTCACCAGTATCGACCCACAGATTCTGGCAGCGCTGATCGAAGCGTCGCGCGCGCAGGCCGAATCCGATGGCGCCAATGGAATCTTCCCTCACAGCGACGATCCGTTCGCGGGCTCTTCGGCGACCTCGCCACAAAACCCCGATCCCCTTGACGTATCGCAAGTATCGCTGGCGAAGTACCCCGGTGGACCGCTAACGGCCCAGGAAACAGCGTCCGTGATCAACCAGGCGCTGACCATCAACGGGATCCCTGATGACCCTGCACTGCGTGAGCAGTGGCAGGCCTTGTATCAGCACATGTCCCAAGGCGAGTCCGGCGGAAATCCGAACGCCGGCAATGGATGGGATTCCAACGCGACCGGAATGATCATGGAAGATGGGCTACCGTCCAACAGCAGCCGCGGTCAATGGCAGTGCATTCCGTCCACATTCGCGGCCTACCACATGGCAGGTACGTCGAACTCGATCTACGATCCGGTCGCCTCGGCGAGCGCTTCGATCAACTACGTCATGGACACTTACAAGGTCGCGGCTGACGGTTCGGGTCTCGGCGCGTTCATGTCGCGTCAGGGGGTCGGCACGGGTGGATACCAGGGCTACTGA
- a CDS encoding ISL3 family transposase: MTEQATLLFGMPGVRVVGVNHEADGARVLELVTDEETAAACPSCGVLSTSVKERVTTRPKDIPYGENRILLRWNKIRWRCLEDYCERGSFTESIGQIPARSRTTLRLRTQIGAAIGDAARSVVEVATAHGVSWPTAHRAFVEHAQQLLAEPEPVRVLGIDETRRGKPRWERCEKTCTWVRIDPWDTGFVDLSGRQGLLGQREGRTTAAVIGWLTERTPEFRESIEYVAIDPAAVYAAAVHTEGLLPNATLVVDHFHLVQLANQAVTKVRRRVTWELRDRRGRRVDPEWANRRRLLTGRERLSDNRFARMWNAIVDEDPSGQILSAYIAKEELRTLLATVRVGGDGHLTRHRLYRFLAWCVDSNIPELLALAKTVDVWWPEINAFVTTGITNARTEGYNRLVKTVKRTACGFRNRENSVRRIRFHCTRKQRAATRTCR; this comes from the coding sequence GTGACTGAGCAGGCAACCCTGCTATTCGGGATGCCCGGCGTCCGGGTTGTCGGCGTCAATCATGAGGCGGACGGGGCTCGGGTGCTTGAGCTAGTGACCGATGAGGAGACCGCGGCGGCATGTCCGTCCTGCGGGGTGTTATCGACATCGGTCAAGGAGCGAGTCACCACCAGGCCCAAAGACATCCCCTACGGGGAGAATCGGATCCTGCTGCGATGGAACAAAATCCGGTGGCGGTGCCTGGAGGACTACTGCGAACGGGGTTCATTCACCGAGTCCATCGGGCAGATTCCGGCCAGGTCCCGCACCACCCTGCGGCTACGCACCCAGATAGGCGCCGCGATCGGCGACGCCGCCCGATCGGTCGTCGAGGTGGCCACCGCACATGGGGTGTCCTGGCCGACAGCTCACCGCGCGTTCGTCGAGCATGCGCAGCAACTACTCGCCGAGCCCGAGCCCGTCCGGGTACTCGGCATCGACGAGACCCGGCGCGGCAAACCCCGCTGGGAGCGATGCGAGAAGACCTGCACTTGGGTGCGGATCGATCCGTGGGACACCGGGTTCGTCGATCTCTCCGGCCGGCAGGGTCTGCTGGGGCAACGGGAAGGGCGCACCACTGCCGCCGTGATCGGCTGGCTTACGGAACGCACACCCGAGTTCCGAGAGTCGATCGAGTATGTGGCCATCGACCCGGCGGCCGTCTACGCGGCCGCTGTCCATACCGAGGGCCTGCTGCCAAATGCGACGCTGGTGGTCGACCACTTCCACCTGGTTCAGTTGGCAAACCAGGCGGTGACGAAGGTCCGCCGCCGAGTGACGTGGGAACTGCGGGACCGTCGCGGCCGCAGGGTCGATCCGGAGTGGGCGAACCGCCGTCGATTGCTCACAGGGCGGGAGCGACTGTCGGACAACAGGTTCGCACGAATGTGGAATGCGATTGTCGACGAGGACCCGAGTGGGCAGATCCTGTCCGCTTACATCGCGAAGGAGGAACTCCGCACTTTACTGGCGACCGTCCGTGTCGGCGGCGATGGGCACCTGACCCGGCACCGTTTGTACCGGTTCCTGGCCTGGTGCGTGGATTCCAACATCCCGGAACTTCTCGCCCTCGCTAAGACCGTCGACGTGTGGTGGCCGGAGATCAACGCGTTCGTAACGACCGGGATCACGAACGCCCGCACCGAGGGCTACAACCGGCTCGTGAAGACGGTCAAGCGGACCGCCTGCGGATTCAGGAACAGGGAGAACTCGGTACGACGGATACGATTCCACTGCACCCGCAAACAGCGGGCCGCAACCCGGACTTGCAGATGA
- a CDS encoding C40 family peptidase — protein sequence MAGEISSNELIITEPGKIAQDLPASSGGTAASPGVHPGLTAAVDDTTKDGERARDKVKEGSDKTSKFGEGVKSIDKKGGDGVNAIPAALLSAFGAGASSLLGGAGNLGSGMQMPQVPPSSPGGSINSPLSSPNGAQALSRLLGGDGSMGTGSLTAKGKVGAGGPTSPGSTEYQQRIIELAKQVVAEGIPYAWGGGSIDGPSQGISDGGAADAAGDYDKIGFDCSGLARYLVYQASGVEIPRVSGEQYAAGQLVSAADARPGDLAFDDNPDHHVMIYVGDGQVVEAQQSGTNIMFSDAASRGATQFVRVVSDS from the coding sequence ATGGCAGGGGAAATCAGCAGCAACGAGCTGATCATCACCGAGCCCGGCAAGATCGCGCAGGATCTGCCGGCCAGCTCCGGCGGTACCGCCGCCAGCCCAGGCGTACATCCCGGCTTAACAGCAGCAGTCGACGACACCACCAAGGACGGTGAGCGAGCGCGCGACAAGGTCAAGGAGGGCTCGGACAAGACCAGCAAGTTTGGCGAGGGCGTCAAAAGCATCGACAAGAAGGGCGGCGACGGTGTCAATGCGATCCCCGCTGCCTTGCTCAGCGCGTTCGGTGCCGGAGCGAGTTCACTGCTCGGCGGTGCCGGCAACCTGGGTTCGGGGATGCAGATGCCGCAGGTGCCGCCTTCCAGTCCCGGTGGATCGATCAATTCGCCCCTGTCCAGTCCGAACGGTGCGCAGGCACTGTCCAGGTTGCTCGGTGGCGACGGCTCGATGGGCACGGGTTCTCTCACCGCCAAGGGCAAAGTCGGCGCGGGCGGGCCGACTTCACCTGGCTCCACCGAGTACCAACAGCGGATCATCGAGCTAGCTAAACAGGTTGTCGCTGAAGGTATTCCGTACGCATGGGGCGGAGGCAGCATCGACGGGCCCAGCCAGGGCATCAGCGACGGCGGAGCGGCCGACGCCGCGGGCGACTACGACAAGATCGGGTTCGACTGCTCGGGGCTGGCGCGTTACCTCGTATACCAGGCATCCGGAGTGGAGATTCCCCGCGTGTCCGGCGAGCAGTACGCGGCTGGGCAGCTCGTAAGTGCCGCCGACGCGCGTCCCGGTGATCTCGCCTTCGATGACAACCCAGATCACCACGTCATGATTTACGTCGGTGACGGCCAGGTTGTCGAAGCCCAACAGTCCGGGACCAACATCATGTTCAGCGACGCCGCAAGCCGCGGGGCTACTCAATTCGTGCGCGTGGTCAGCGACTCGTAG
- a CDS encoding MarR family winged helix-turn-helix transcriptional regulator has product MSDPSLRAQTITLWTERNPALNTSPMEIVAQIKHISSLLDAAVEPVYAEAVLTAAEVELLVPLRYADEAVTAIRLAELLGMSRAGVSKTLTNLERKGMISRTTNPADRRSALIALSDAGMSAVDDVFPRELEAHARLLAGLGKDWNKVLNALTHLAETLESQLNPSEGK; this is encoded by the coding sequence ATGTCCGATCCTTCGCTTCGAGCACAGACGATCACGCTATGGACTGAGCGCAACCCCGCGCTGAACACCTCCCCGATGGAGATCGTGGCCCAGATCAAACACATCTCCTCACTGCTCGATGCCGCCGTCGAACCGGTCTACGCCGAAGCCGTGCTTACCGCCGCGGAAGTGGAGCTCCTCGTTCCGCTGCGCTACGCAGACGAAGCGGTCACAGCCATCCGTCTCGCCGAGCTCCTCGGCATGTCGAGGGCAGGGGTGAGCAAGACCCTGACCAATTTAGAGCGCAAGGGAATGATCAGTCGCACAACTAATCCCGCTGACCGACGGTCAGCGCTGATTGCACTGTCGGATGCAGGAATGAGCGCCGTCGATGACGTGTTCCCCCGCGAACTCGAGGCACACGCAAGACTGCTGGCGGGGCTGGGGAAGGACTGGAACAAGGTGCTGAATGCGTTGACTCATCTCGCCGAGACTCTGGAATCTCAACTCAACCCGTCCGAGGGCAAGTAA
- the istB gene encoding IS21-like element helper ATPase IstB has translation MTTTNRVAADPVGADLLRLLKALKLGALADTLPERAALARQHKLSHIGFLETLLADEVSRRESRSAALRAAKAGLDPSMRFDSWTAQQDLRYDRTLLGDLTSLRFLDAGQSAIILGPVGVGKTHLATALGHIAIRRRHSVLFARSDKLFTRLRAARLDHTVDAEIRRLAAVDVLIIDDFALRSLDATETSDFYEIVVERHQNKTTIVTSNREPAEWLTMTADTLLAQSAIDRLTAAAHTLVIEGPSYRQRTRPGQLDPEEPDEHPR, from the coding sequence ATGACTACCACCAACCGCGTGGCCGCAGACCCGGTGGGCGCTGACCTGCTCCGACTGCTCAAAGCACTCAAACTCGGTGCCCTGGCCGACACCCTGCCCGAACGGGCCGCACTTGCCCGCCAGCACAAACTCAGCCACATCGGATTCCTGGAAACACTGCTCGCCGACGAGGTATCCCGACGCGAATCCCGTTCAGCCGCCCTGCGGGCGGCCAAAGCCGGACTCGACCCGAGCATGCGCTTCGACTCTTGGACCGCACAACAGGACCTGCGCTACGACCGCACCCTGCTCGGCGACCTGACCTCGCTACGATTTCTCGACGCCGGACAGTCCGCAATCATCCTCGGGCCCGTCGGCGTAGGCAAAACACATCTGGCAACAGCCCTGGGACACATAGCCATTCGGCGCCGCCACAGCGTCCTGTTCGCCCGATCCGACAAACTGTTCACCCGGCTACGCGCCGCCCGACTCGACCACACCGTCGACGCCGAGATCCGCCGGCTGGCGGCCGTCGACGTCCTGATCATCGACGACTTCGCGCTGCGCTCCCTCGACGCCACCGAAACCAGCGACTTCTACGAAATCGTCGTCGAACGCCACCAGAACAAGACCACCATCGTGACATCAAACCGGGAACCCGCCGAATGGTTGACCATGACCGCCGACACCCTGCTCGCCCAATCAGCCATCGACCGACTCACCGCTGCGGCCCACACCCTGGTCATCGAAGGACCGTCCTACCGCCAACGCACTCGACCCGGCCAGCTTGACCCAGAAGAACCCGACGAGCATCCTCGATAA
- a CDS encoding PPE domain-containing protein, with product MTAQPWSLPPELSAGMLETGSTGATWAAASAAWMGLASTTLATLGIVGEQMMASLSSISGMRSAIQSAATPPFMTWLASMAAIAFKQSAIDAVVAESYGMSRTSMIPSEQSINNRVRELAAESTNFFGQNTPLIGELNGEYAAYTAQNTMIGTTYGEVITAATLPVPIPPPPPLSNAASAVADGAQAVQGATNMVSSAGQGASQAATQATSAVTDTGASTAGTSSDMTSMLGQFGSVLSSPMQMASSLPQSFQQLLSAPMQMFGSLSGMGDLLNGGSTGSSFAPATLAGGGGLPLGSNGISPASMGAGGGGGVPGMGGMGSPLMAKPTGSSDSVSARNTVLSGVSNVAQEKVIGSAPVGTPGSGMAPGAGAAGAGARDRSRSDSVVLSYAGSGDIPRRAAEGNEREQFA from the coding sequence ATGACGGCACAACCCTGGTCCCTGCCGCCCGAGCTGAGCGCAGGGATGCTCGAAACCGGTTCTACAGGGGCGACGTGGGCAGCCGCGTCGGCCGCGTGGATGGGTTTGGCGTCGACCACCTTGGCAACACTGGGCATTGTTGGCGAACAAATGATGGCCTCACTGTCGTCCATCTCAGGCATGCGTTCGGCCATCCAATCAGCGGCGACGCCGCCCTTTATGACCTGGCTGGCGTCCATGGCTGCGATCGCGTTTAAACAGTCGGCGATCGATGCTGTAGTTGCCGAAAGTTATGGAATGTCGCGGACATCGATGATCCCGTCGGAGCAGTCGATCAACAATCGCGTGCGGGAGCTGGCAGCCGAGTCGACCAACTTCTTCGGGCAGAACACACCGCTGATCGGCGAGCTCAATGGGGAGTACGCCGCGTACACCGCCCAGAACACCATGATTGGAACCACTTACGGCGAGGTGATCACGGCGGCCACGCTACCGGTGCCGATCCCGCCTCCGCCGCCGCTGAGCAATGCGGCGTCCGCTGTCGCCGACGGTGCTCAGGCGGTGCAAGGGGCCACCAATATGGTGAGCAGCGCCGGACAAGGAGCTTCACAAGCGGCCACGCAGGCCACTTCGGCGGTTACCGATACGGGAGCGAGCACGGCCGGCACCTCCTCGGACATGACCTCGATGCTGGGGCAGTTCGGTTCGGTGCTGTCGAGCCCGATGCAGATGGCCTCCAGCTTGCCGCAGTCGTTTCAGCAGCTGCTGTCGGCACCGATGCAGATGTTCGGGTCGTTGTCCGGTATGGGTGATCTGCTCAACGGCGGATCGACCGGAAGTTCCTTCGCGCCTGCGACGTTGGCCGGTGGCGGTGGTCTTCCACTGGGCAGTAACGGGATCAGCCCTGCCTCGATGGGCGCCGGCGGGGGCGGCGGAGTCCCCGGAATGGGGGGCATGGGATCGCCGTTGATGGCCAAGCCTACTGGCTCCAGTGACAGTGTCAGTGCACGGAATACAGTGCTGTCCGGCGTGTCAAATGTCGCCCAGGAGAAAGTGATCGGCAGCGCCCCGGTGGGAACCCCGGGTTCGGGGATGGCACCAGGAGCCGGCGCCGCTGGTGCTGGCGCACGTGACCGCAGCCGCTCCGATTCGGTCGTTCTGTCGTACGCCGGCAGCGGGGACATCCCACGCCGGGCAGCCGAGGGTAACGAGCGCGAGCAGTTCGCTTGA